The Paenibacillus sp. YPG26 genome includes a window with the following:
- a CDS encoding penicillin-binding transpeptidase domain-containing protein: MKNNYQDDPREKEAEQQRHFNIRLNLFFFSAFAIFTVIIVRLAILQFVEGPSLIKQGGNLAVKDIPLPPTRGTIYDRKNIKLAYSTPVQSLYMTLTKEYTGKNEANARVLAERLVERFNELGDPGGEKLTVDQVVEAMDLKSRLSGGFTPRRLKVGLSNKEIAYFMEHKAEYPGIDVVEESIRNYYTNPNDGVKGLAVQAVGYIKKFKGASTSLDFYKQKTGLADDPALQYTDTEDVGFDGLEYQYQDELRGRNGFKSVSVDPRNMASGIAEVTPPEKGHDIYLNIDSDVQLTAQKAIMEQLSWLHTHPVSGRYHKYAKTGFAVAMEVDTGNVVAMASMPDYDPNVWRTGGISSDNYDKIKNVYQNGTIRSFGSGQKEGQHPESVVLLGSTIKPLSVLVGLKEGLFTTSTPYYDKGYAYFGKNDSSRIQNSQGHVYGYLNSPADAIRHSSNTFMVEMIGERLYKKYGEKGIDKWDEYMKQFGLGVSTGVDLPNEYLGLREYTNEKETALSRLVFSSFGQQGKYTAMQLAQYTTMLATRGKRMEPHLVNMIKDADGNIVKKFEPKVLNEVKFKNSHWNEILKGMATEVSVFKDFPYDFARKTGTSTQSVGGKLVDNGVFIAFAPRNNPKLAVAVVVPEGGFGAQSAAPIARKIFDAYDMEYGLDGVPKKTLKKNEEKAADADGQTTGTTR, translated from the coding sequence ATGAAAAACAATTATCAGGATGATCCGAGGGAGAAGGAAGCGGAGCAGCAGCGTCATTTTAATATCCGGCTTAATCTGTTCTTTTTCAGCGCATTTGCCATTTTCACCGTGATCATTGTTCGTCTTGCCATTCTACAATTTGTTGAAGGACCGAGTCTGATCAAGCAGGGAGGCAATCTTGCGGTCAAGGATATTCCGCTTCCGCCGACCCGTGGTACGATCTATGACCGGAAGAATATTAAATTAGCATACTCCACGCCCGTCCAGTCGCTCTACATGACACTCACGAAGGAATATACAGGGAAGAATGAAGCGAACGCAAGGGTACTGGCCGAGAGGCTGGTTGAGAGGTTCAATGAGCTGGGGGACCCGGGCGGCGAGAAGCTGACGGTTGACCAGGTTGTCGAAGCGATGGATCTCAAGTCGCGTCTAAGCGGCGGGTTCACCCCCCGGCGACTGAAGGTCGGGCTCTCTAATAAGGAAATCGCTTATTTCATGGAACACAAAGCTGAATATCCCGGCATCGACGTGGTCGAGGAGAGTATCCGCAATTACTATACTAACCCGAATGACGGTGTGAAGGGACTTGCTGTTCAGGCTGTAGGTTACATCAAGAAATTCAAAGGGGCATCCACCAGCTTGGATTTCTATAAGCAGAAGACCGGCCTGGCGGATGATCCGGCACTGCAGTACACGGATACGGAGGATGTCGGCTTCGACGGTCTGGAATATCAGTATCAGGATGAACTGCGCGGAAGAAACGGGTTCAAGAGCGTCTCGGTTGACCCGCGGAACATGGCCAGTGGAATTGCGGAAGTGACTCCCCCCGAGAAAGGCCATGACATCTACCTGAATATCGATAGCGATGTACAGCTGACTGCCCAGAAGGCGATTATGGAGCAGCTGAGCTGGCTGCACACGCATCCGGTCAGCGGGAGATATCACAAGTATGCAAAAACAGGGTTCGCGGTAGCCATGGAAGTGGACACAGGCAATGTGGTCGCCATGGCAAGTATGCCGGATTATGATCCTAATGTATGGCGCACCGGTGGGATCTCCAGTGACAACTATGACAAGATCAAGAATGTGTATCAGAACGGGACGATTCGTTCCTTTGGTTCAGGCCAAAAGGAGGGGCAACATCCCGAGTCGGTTGTCCTGCTCGGATCAACGATCAAGCCGCTGTCTGTCCTGGTCGGCCTGAAGGAGGGCTTATTCACAACTAGCACCCCTTACTATGACAAGGGTTATGCTTATTTCGGGAAGAATGACTCCTCAAGAATTCAGAACTCTCAGGGTCACGTATATGGTTATTTGAACAGTCCGGCCGATGCGATCCGCCACTCTTCCAATACATTTATGGTAGAAATGATTGGGGAGAGGCTTTATAAGAAGTATGGGGAGAAAGGGATCGATAAGTGGGACGAATACATGAAGCAGTTCGGTCTCGGCGTATCCACAGGTGTGGATCTGCCTAACGAATATCTCGGGTTACGGGAGTATACGAACGAGAAAGAGACCGCGTTATCTCGTCTTGTCTTCTCTTCCTTTGGACAGCAGGGGAAGTACACTGCGATGCAGCTCGCCCAGTATACGACGATGCTGGCTACCCGCGGGAAGAGAATGGAGCCGCATCTGGTCAATATGATCAAGGATGCTGACGGGAACATTGTGAAGAAATTCGAGCCCAAAGTTCTTAACGAAGTGAAATTCAAGAATTCCCACTGGAATGAAATCCTGAAAGGAATGGCAACCGAAGTCAGCGTGTTTAAGGACTTCCCGTATGACTTCGCCCGTAAGACAGGGACCTCGACACAAAGTGTTGGAGGAAAGCTTGTGGATAACGGGGTGTTTATCGCCTTCGCACCGCGTAACAATCCGAAGCTTGCGGTAGCGGTAGTGGTTCCTGAGGGTGGATTCGGAGCGCAGAGCGCGGCGCCGATTGCCCGCAAGATATTTGACGCTTATGACATGGAATATGGTCTGGACGGTGTTCCTAAGAAGACGTTGAAGAAGAATGAAGAGAAGGCCGCGGATGCAGACGGCCAAACGACCGGAACCACCAGATAA